The Gemmatimonadota bacterium DH-78 region GCCCATGGTGCCGCCGTTCTTCGACACGAGCCCGACCATGCCCCCCAGCAGCATCGAGAAGACGATGATCGACGCGTGCGACCCGTCGGCCACGGCGGGCACGATGAAGGTGTCGATCATTCGCCAGGTGGCCTGGATGGGATTGAAGCCGGCCACGGCCAGCGCACCCAGCCAGACCCCGGCGACCAGAGCGGTCACCACTTCGCGGAAGATCAGCGCCAGCAGCACCGCGAGGAGCGGGGGCAGGAGCGAGAACCAGCCGTTGAGCAGCGTGGGGTCGAACTGCTCCTCGACACCGCCCACCGCGAGGATCATCGGGAGGGCGTCTGCGCCGTCGATCACCACGTCGTCGACCACGGCCTCGGACTGGGCCTCGACCACGCCGTTACCCACGACCTGGCCCCGAGCGTCGATGATCTCGAACGGCACGGCGGGACCCGGCTCGTCGGGGCCCGCGACCGTGAGCGCGAAGGGCACACCCTTCAGGGCGACCGCCGGCGCGTCGTCGAACCCCTGGGCACTCAGCGCCGGGGCGCCGACCGCGGCGAGGATCAGGAGGGCGGTCGGGAGGGTGCACGCTCGGAGGAGTCGGAGCATCCGCTGCGCTCGGCGAAGAATGGTGGGACGGTGAACCGCGAAACGGTCACAATGCGCCCGCTGGCGGTTGATGTAAAGCGAAGCGGCCCGGTGGCGTGGCCACCCCGGGGCGCGCGTTGACACGGCCCCGCGCGGCGCGGCATGTTCCGGCGCCCACGGGGCTTCCGCTCGCCCGTACCCGCTGCCCGGACCGCCACCCGCCATGTCTCCGCCGTCGCGCATTCCCCTGATGGACGACGCCGCCGTTCGGCGGGCGCTGTCTCGCATGGCCCGCGAGATCGTGGAGCGGAACGGCGGGCTCGAGGGCATGGTGCTCATGGGGATCCGTCGCCGCGGAGACAGCCTGGCCGCGCTGCTGCGCGACGAGATCGCGCGCGCCGACGGCTCGGCGCCGCCCACCGGAGCTCTCGACATCACCCTCTACCGCGACGATCTCGCGGTGGTCGGGCCCCGTCCGGTGATCGGCGAGACCGACCTGCCCCCGTCGGGCATCGACGGCCGCACGGTGGTGCTCGTCGACGACGTGCTCTACACCGGCCGCACGGTGCGGGCCGCCCTCAACGAACTCATGGACTGGGGCCGCCCCGACCGGGTGCTGCTCTGCGTACTCGCCGAGCGCGACGGGCGCGAACTCCCGATCCGAGCCGATGTGGTGGGGCGCCGAGTCGACGTACCCGGCGACGAGCGCGTGGAGGTGCTGGTGCCCGAGGAGGATGGCCGACTCGGGGTCGACCTGGTGCGACCGGAGGACGCGGCATGAACCGTCCCGTCTCCCCCCTCGGCAAGGACCTCGTCGGCCTGGAGGGGCTCTCGGCCGAGCAGATCCTGACGATTCTCGACACCGCCGAGCCCTTCAAGGAGATCAGCGAGCGCCGCATCAAGAAGGTGCCGGTGCTGCGGGGCAAGACGATCGTCAACCTCTTCTTCGAGCCCTCCACCCGCACCCGGGTGTCGTTCGAGTTCGCCGAGAAGCGTCTCAGCGCCGACACCGTCAACATCTCCTCGAGCGGGTCGAGCGTGGTGAAGGGCGAGACCCTCGTCGACACCGCGCGCAACCTCGAGGCGATGAAGATCGACATGGTGGTGATGCGCCACGGGTCGTCGGGAGCCGCCCGCTTCCTCGCCGAGCGAATACCGTCGAACGTCGTGAACGCGGGCGACGGACGGCACGAGCACCCCACGCAGGCGCTGCTCGACCTGCTCACGATCCGCGACCGCCTCGGCCGGATCGAGGGGGTGAAGGTCTGCATCGTGGGCGACGTGCTCCACTCGCGGGTGGCGCGCAGCAACATTTTCGGGCTGCTCGCGCTCGGAGCCGAGGTGGCGGTGTGCGGGCCCCGCACCCTGTTGCCGGTCGGGATCGAGGCGATGGGTGCACGGGTGTTCGCCCGCATCGAGGAGGCGATCGAGTGGGCCGACGTGCTCAACGTGCTGCGGCTCCAGCTCGAGCGCATGCAGGGCGGCTTCGTGCCCTCCCTGCGGGAGTACAACCGCATCTACGGGGTGTCGAAGGCCCGACTCGAGGCCGCCCCGGGCGACGTGCTCGTGCTCCATCCGGGACCCATGAACCGCGGCGTGGAGATCGACTCCGACGTGGCCGACGGTCCCCAGTCGGTGATTCTCCATCAGGTGACCAACGGGGTCGCGGTCCGCATGGCGGTACTCTATCTGCTGGCGGGCGGCACCCCCGATCGGGCCGAAGCGGCCAAGCAGGGAGGCGAAGCGTGACCCATCCCCCCATCCTCCTTCGCGGTGGACGGATCGTGGACCCCTCGCAGCAGATGGACGCCGTCGGCGACCTGCTGCTCGTGGACGGCGCCGTGGCGGCCGTCGGCGGTGAACTCGACGCCCCCGAGGGCGCCCGGGTGATCGACGTCGGGGGCAAGGTGGTCACCCCGGGGCTCATCGACGTGCACGTGCACCTGCGCGAGCCCGGACAGGAGCACAAGGAGACGATCGCCTCCGGTGCGAGGGCCGCGGCTGCCGGCGGGTTCACCGCGGTGGTGGCGATGCCCAACACCGATCCGGTGATCGATTCGCCAGCCCTCGTGGCCTTCGTGGCGGCCCAGGGTCTGCGGGCGGAAGCGGCCCGCGTCTACCCGACCGGCGCGATCTCGCTCGGGCTCGCGGGGGAGCGGCTCGCCCCCATCGGGGAGATGATCGAGGCCGGAGCGGTGGCGGTCACCGACGACGGACACCCGATCATGGACTCCGGGCTGATGCGGCTGGCGCTGGAGTACGCCCGGGGCTTCGGCGTGCCGGTGGCCGACCACCCCGAGGATCTCGGGCTCTCCGCGGAGGGCCAGATGAACGAGGGCGTCGTCTCGAGTCGCCTCGGGGTCCGCGGCAAGCCGAACGCGAGCGAAGACGTGCACATCGTCCGCGATCTCCTGGTGGCGGAGTTCACGGGGGGGCACATCCACCTGCAGCACGTGTCGTCGCGCTTCGGGGTGGAGGCGATCCGGCAGGCCAAGGCGCGAGGGGTGCATGTGACCGCCGAGGCGTCGCCGCACCATCTCCTGCTCACCGACGAGGCGGTCGACGGTTATCGCACCGAGGCGAAGATGAACCCGCCGCTCCGCTCGGACGCGGACCGGGCGGCGGTGATGGAGGGACTCCGCGACGGCACCCTCGACGTGATCGCCACCGACCACGCGCCGCATCACTACGACGAGAAGGAGCGGGCCTTCGACGACGCGCCCAACGGCATCGTCGGGCTGGAGACGGCCGTGGGGCTCATGCTCACCCACGTGGTGGGGAAGGGCGTGCTCGACCTGCCGACGCTGGTGGAGAGGATGAGCGTGCAGCCCGCGCGGGCCTTCCGGCTCCCGGGGGGCACCCTGACGGTGGGCTCGCCGGCCGACGTCACCGTACTCGACCTCGACGCGCCGTGGACGGTCGACCCGGCCTCCTTCGTCTCGCTCAGCACCAACACCCCCTTCGCCGGATGGGAGCTGACCGGGCGCGCGGTGACCACCATCGTCGGTGGCCGGGTGGTCTGGCAGTCCTAGGAACCCTCGCGAGCCGGGTATACGAAGAAGGGCCCCGGGGCGAACCCCGGGGCCCTTCTCTCTGCACCGTCGGCCGGAGAAGCCGGCGCGCGGGTCAGCTCTCGAGCGACTGCAGGTGGCGCGCGAGCTGGCCCTTGAGGCGGGCGGCCTTGTTCGGATGCATGAGGCGCTTCGTCGCCGCGCGGTCCAGGAGCGAGATCGCGCGCTGGAACGAGGCGCGGGCCTCGTCGGCGCTCTCGGCGTTGCGGACCTTCTTCATGGCGGTGCGGAGGGTCGACCGCTTCTTGCGGTTCACCTCGTTGGCCTTCCGACCCAGGACCATCCGCTTCTTGGAGCTCTTGATGTTCGGCATACGTCGCGTCCGGCATTCCGTACTGGTACGATGCACCCGCAGGTGTGCAGGCGTGAGCCCGAAAGTATATCGGACTCCGCCGAACAGATCAACGGGTGTCAGGCTGCGGGGTGGGAGCTCGACCAGGGGCGCGAGCTCGGGCGGGGGGCCCGGAGTCGCTCGAGGAACCGGTTCCACCAGTCTTCGGCGGTCGTACACCGCAGCGTGCGGAGTCCGAGAGCATGCCGCCGCCGCCGCTCCGGGAGAGGCATGGCCAGCGCGGTCCGGAGGCCGTCGGCCACCCCGTCGAGGTCGTACGGATTCACCAGCACGGCCACATCGGCGAGCTCCTCCGCTGCCCCCGCGAGGGTCGACAGCACCAGCACACCCGGGTCGTCGACCGGCTGGGCCGCGATGTACTCCTTCGCCACGAGATTCATCCCGTCGCGCACGGGGGTGACCAACCCCACGTCGGCGATGGAGAAGAAACCGAGCACGGTCGAGCGGGGGAGCGAGCGCCCGATCAACCGGATGGGGTTGAAGTCGGGCCGGTTGTGGCGCGCGTTGATGCGACCGGCTTCCTGCTGCAGCCGCTCGGCGAGTTGGCGGTACTCGTCCACCCCGGTGCGGGAGGGGGCCGCGACCTGAACGCAGACGGGATCCGGTCCGTGGTGCTCCTCGTCGGTGAGGAGCTTCTCGAAGGCCTTCACCCGCTGTACCAGTCCCTTCGTGTAGTCGAGCCGGTCGGCGCCCACGATGAGGGGGCGGCCGTCGGCGAAGTCGAGAAGGGCGCGCGCGTCGTCGGTGTCGGTGTTCTTCGCAGCGATCCGGGCGGTCTCGTCGATGTCGATACCCACCGGGAAGGCGCCGAACTCCACCGAGCGCCCCCCCCAGTCGAGGTGATCCGCGCGCGAGGAGAGGGTCGCGCCCGGTCGCCGCTCGGCGGTGTCGGCGAAGTGCCGCATGTCGTGCTCGGTCTGGAATCCGACCAAGTCGTACGCCCGGAAGCAGTCGAAGAGCACCGCCCACTCGGGAAGCGCGCGGAGCACCTCGTAGGGGGGGAACGGCGTGTGAAGGAAGAAGCCGAGACGCCCCTCGAAGCCGCGAGCCCGCAGTTCCTGCCCCAGAGGAATCAGGTGGTAGTCCTGCACCCAGACGACGTCGGTCCTGCACAGGCGGGGGGCGAGATGGTCGGCGAAGTAGCGGTTCACGTCGTCGTAGGTGCGCCGCGCCTCCCAGTCGTGCGTCATCGCCTCGAGGCGCCCGTGGAAGAGCGGCCAGAGCACGCCGTTCGAGAATCCGCGGTAGTACCCGTCGTAGTCGTCTTCGTCGAGCGGAAGCGTCGCGAAGTCGATGCCGTCGTGGTGCTGCGTGGCAGGCTCCGCCCTCGGCTCGGGCGCGCCCCCGTTCCAGCCGAACCAGAGGCCGGAACCGCCGGCCAGGGCGTCGAGGAGCGCCACGGACAGGCCCCCGGTGGGAGGGTCCCCGGGCGTGGGAACGCGGTTGGAGACGACGACGCGCTTCACGGTCAGGTCCAGGATGGGGTGGAATCGGAGGGTGGATGGGAGTCACCCCCGGGGAAAGCAGGGTTCGTGCCAAGCCGCCGACGCGGGTTCGTCGCTACGCGGGCGAGCGGCGCGCCCCGTCCACGGCGTCCACGAGCCGAAGGAGAAGGGTACGCACCTCGGTGGGCCCTTCGAGCGCCCATCGGGCCGCGGTGTCGCGAGGGGGGCGGGGGCGCACGACGATCCCGGTTCCCGCGCCGCTCGACAGCGCTCGGAAGGCGTCTTCGTCGGTCACGTCGTCGCCGATGTAGAGGGCGCGTGGCCGCGAGCCACCGCTCGCCCATCGATCCAGGAACCACTCCACCGCACGGCCCTTGTCCCAGGCGTCGGGCGGGCGCAGTTCCACCACCCGGCGCCCATGACTGAACCGGAGTCCCCGAGCCTCCGCGATGGCGCGCGTGCGTGCGGCGGCGGCCTTCTCGAGGGCGGGGGGAACTCCGCGCAGGTGCAGGGCCAGCGCGAAGCGCTTGTCTTCGAGGCGGCTCCCCGGCGCGGCGGCCGCCACCCGACGGAGGTCGGGGATCGCGCCCTCCAGGGGGGCTGCCGCCTCCGGAAACGGGCGCACCTCCCGGCCGTCGCGGGTGCGGATCTCGAACCCGTGACTCCCGGCATGGGCCACTCCCTCCACGGCCACCCTCGGCGCCAGATCGGCGAGGCCCCGGCCGCTCACCACCGCCACCGGCAGCCGCCTCGCGAGTCGCTCGAGGAGCACCGCGATCCCGGGGAGCGCGGCGGCGCGGTCGGGATTCTCGACGATGGGCGAGAGGGTGCCGTCGAAGTCGAGAAACACGGCCGCGCGCGGAAGAACGTCGTCGACGATGGCGTCGAGCCCCGCGAGGGCGTTGGGGAGCGTGTCGGAGGGGGTCATACCGCGCCCTCCCACGATCGCGAGAGGCGCAGGGCGCAGTTGATGATCCCGGCCATGGAGTAGGTCTGAGGGAAGTTGCCCCAGAGCTCGCCGGTGGCGGGGTCGATGTGCTCCGCCATCAGGCCCAGGCGGGTGCGAGCCGAGAGAAGGCGTTCGAAGATGCGTCGCGCGTCCTCGATGCGGCCCGCCATGGCCAGCGCGTCGACGAACCAGAAGGTGCAGACCAGGAAGGCGTTGTCGGGCGCCCCGAAGTCGTCCTCCTCCGTGTACCGGTACACGAAGCCGTCCCGGAGCAGCTCCGCCTCCACGGCGTCGAGAGTGGCGAGCATCTTCGGGTGGTCGGGTGGCAGGAAGCCGAGCTCGAACATGAGCAGGACACTCGCGTCGAGGGTGTCGCCGCCGAAACTCGCCGTGAAGCTCTGCAGTTCGTCGGACCACGCCTCGTCGACGAGGGTGTCCCGCATCCGCACGGCTTCGGTCCCCCAGCGCTCGGCGTCGGCGGCTCGACCCAGGTGGCGGTAGACGCGTGCGAGGCGATCGCAGGCCACCCAGCACATCAGGCTGGAATGGGTATGCGGCCGGGCGGATCCGCGGAACTCCCAGATGCCCGCGTCGGGGGCGCCGAAGAACCGTCGGGCGAGCCGACCCGCCTCCTCCAGCCGAGGGAGGAGCGCTTCGGGGTCGACGGAGAGGATCCGGCGGTCGTACACCAGCTGCGACAGCGCGAGCACGACGCCGCCGTACACATCGTGCTGCACCTGTCGGTAGGCGTCGTTGCCGACACGCACGGGACCGATGCCGCGAAAGCCCCGGAGGGTGTCGATCTCGCGCTCGACGAGGTCGGCCTCCCAGTTGATCCCGTACACCGGTTGGAGTTCGGGCACCTCGCCCCCGACCCCGGCGATGAGGTTGTTCAGGTACGACAGCAGCCCTTCCATGGTGGATGTCGCGCCGAGGCGATTGAGGGCGCGCACCACGAAGACGCTGTCGCGCAGCCAGCAGAACCGGTAGTCCCAGTTGCGGCTGGAGTCGGCGGCTTCCGGGATGGAGGTCGTGGGGGCCGCGATGATCGCCCCCGTGTCTTCGAAGCAGGAGAGCTTGAGGGTGATCGCGGCCCGGATCACCTCGTCCTGCCATTCGAAGGGCACCGCCAGGGTGCGGGTCCAGTCCTGCCACCAGCCGCGGGTGCGCCGCAGGAAATCCTGCGCCACGGTCAGCGGCGCCTCGGCCAACTGGCGGTCCTCGCCGGCGACGAGCGCTACCGGGCGGTTCAGAATGAAGGGCCGCCCTTCCAGAATCGAAGTTATGGGCGCATTGGTGGTGAGCCGGAGCACGCCGCCGGGCGATCCCACGTAGCGAATGTGGTTGCTGCCGTGCGTGGTCTCGCAGGGCGCGGCGCCCCAGTCGCGTCGCGGCCGAACGCGAATGCGTACCCGGGGATCGCCTCCCAGAGGGCGGATCAGACGCACGAAGGCGCTCGGGTGAAAGCTCCGCCCCCCCTGCCGGAAGCGGGGGCAGAAGTCGAGGATCTCCAGCGCACCGCCCTGCGCGTCGCGCTGCACGGTGCGCAGGATCGCGGTGTTCTCGAGATAGCTCTGGTGCGTGTCCACGCACCCCTCGAGTTCGATGGCGAACGACCCCTCGAGCCGGCGCTCGGCGGGGTCGCCGTCGAGGAGGCTGCAGAAGATCGGGTCGCCGTCGAGTCGGGGGGTGCAGTACCACACGATCGCCCCGTCGGGGTCGACGAGGGCGCTCACGTGGCCATTGCCGATGAGCCCGAGGTCGAGGCACTGAAGGTTTTGCGCCATCAGCGGTTGTGCGGGGCGACGGCGACGTCGCGCGCCGCGCCGCTCCGGGTCGAGAGTCCGAGGTTCATGGGGACTCCGGAAGAGGGGGACGGGAGAGTTTCGCCCCCTCTTCACGCAACGGGCATGCCGGGTCAGTCGAGCCCCGGCCCCCCCGACAGCTCGAAGCGAACGAGGTAGGGCACGTCGAGCTCGTCCGTCTCGACCCCCCACACCCCGGCGGAGTCGGCAGCCTCCAGTTCCACGCCTCCGGGGACGGTCACCTCGGCCTCGAGGCGGCCGTCCGGCGCGAAGAGGTCCCATCGTGCCGCCTGCATGCGGTCCGCGCGCTCCCGCGCGACCCACACCCGTCCGTCGAGCCCGACGAACACGTCGCGGGCGGGGGGCATCGTGGGCGGAAGGAAGAGTCGGTCGCGCACGAGTTCCTCCGACTCGGCCTGTTCGGCCATCGCCTGCACGATGCTGTCCTGCTTCGCGACGTCCGCGGGCATCGGCTCGTAGGCGCGCTCGACGCTCCACACCGTGTCGCCCGTCGTGCCGATGCGGGTGACCCGGTAGCGATGGGCCGATCCGGCCGGGAGCACCGGTCGGTCGACCACCACCAGGCCGTCGCCCCGCTCGTCGAGCGCGGTGAGCGATCCGTCGGAGAAGGGCTGACGATAGATGGAGATCGCCGCGATCTGCCCATTCGATCGACGAGCCAGAATCGCCTGGGGTCGGGTACCGGATCGCATGGCCACCACCCGGGTGTCGCCCCCGGCCGGAGGCGTGAGCAGAATCGGGTCGTCGCCGCCCAGCGGAGAGGCGGGATCCATGAGCTCGTTCGCCCCGGGGCCCGTGTCGTGGATCGCCCCGCCCCGCGTCGGGCCGTGGAAGGTGACCGAAAGGGGCGAGGGCCCTTCGTCGGCGGGATCGACCCCGGGGGGCACGGCCTCGGGGAAGGGCGCGGTGCCGAGCAGCTCGCCGCTCCGGGTGTAGAAGGTGGTCCGGCGCGCCTGCCGGTCGTTGATCCACAACGTGTCTCCGAGACGGCCCAGGCCGCTCACCGCCGAGAACTCGCCGGGCCCCTCGCCGAGTCCTCCCACCGCCAGCCGCCGCTCTCCCGCGGCGTCGATCGCGAGAACCGAGCCGTCCTGCGCCTGGGTCGCCCACACGCCCCCGTCCGAATCCATCGTGAGATCGCCGACCGGCACCAGCGCGTCGGCCCCGTCGAGGCTTCCGTAGCGCACGGCCGGGGCGCCCAGGACGATGCTCTCGACCGGGTCGTCGTGCGACGTCCCCGCCCCCTCGCCGCAGGCGAACAGGGGGATGGCGAGAAGGACGAGCGATGCGCCGTGGCGGCGGGATGAGCGGGGCATGAGATCCGTGTGCGAAGGGTTCATTTACGAAGAGATTCGTAGCCGTCCGGGTTCGACGCAAGCGGGGGGCGCCGGCCGGGCGGCGGGGTGGCCCCC contains the following coding sequences:
- the pyrR gene encoding bifunctional pyr operon transcriptional regulator/uracil phosphoribosyltransferase PyrR encodes the protein MSPPSRIPLMDDAAVRRALSRMAREIVERNGGLEGMVLMGIRRRGDSLAALLRDEIARADGSAPPTGALDITLYRDDLAVVGPRPVIGETDLPPSGIDGRTVVLVDDVLYTGRTVRAALNELMDWGRPDRVLLCVLAERDGRELPIRADVVGRRVDVPGDERVEVLVPEEDGRLGVDLVRPEDAA
- a CDS encoding aspartate carbamoyltransferase catalytic subunit; amino-acid sequence: MNRPVSPLGKDLVGLEGLSAEQILTILDTAEPFKEISERRIKKVPVLRGKTIVNLFFEPSTRTRVSFEFAEKRLSADTVNISSSGSSVVKGETLVDTARNLEAMKIDMVVMRHGSSGAARFLAERIPSNVVNAGDGRHEHPTQALLDLLTIRDRLGRIEGVKVCIVGDVLHSRVARSNIFGLLALGAEVAVCGPRTLLPVGIEAMGARVFARIEEAIEWADVLNVLRLQLERMQGGFVPSLREYNRIYGVSKARLEAAPGDVLVLHPGPMNRGVEIDSDVADGPQSVILHQVTNGVAVRMAVLYLLAGGTPDRAEAAKQGGEA
- a CDS encoding dihydroorotase; translation: MDAVGDLLLVDGAVAAVGGELDAPEGARVIDVGGKVVTPGLIDVHVHLREPGQEHKETIASGARAAAAGGFTAVVAMPNTDPVIDSPALVAFVAAQGLRAEAARVYPTGAISLGLAGERLAPIGEMIEAGAVAVTDDGHPIMDSGLMRLALEYARGFGVPVADHPEDLGLSAEGQMNEGVVSSRLGVRGKPNASEDVHIVRDLLVAEFTGGHIHLQHVSSRFGVEAIRQAKARGVHVTAEASPHHLLLTDEAVDGYRTEAKMNPPLRSDADRAAVMEGLRDGTLDVIATDHAPHHYDEKERAFDDAPNGIVGLETAVGLMLTHVVGKGVLDLPTLVERMSVQPARAFRLPGGTLTVGSPADVTVLDLDAPWTVDPASFVSLSTNTPFAGWELTGRAVTTIVGGRVVWQS
- the rpsT gene encoding 30S ribosomal protein S20, encoding MPNIKSSKKRMVLGRKANEVNRKKRSTLRTAMKKVRNAESADEARASFQRAISLLDRAATKRLMHPNKAARLKGQLARHLQSLES
- a CDS encoding trehalose-6-phosphate synthase — encoded protein: MKRVVVSNRVPTPGDPPTGGLSVALLDALAGGSGLWFGWNGGAPEPRAEPATQHHDGIDFATLPLDEDDYDGYYRGFSNGVLWPLFHGRLEAMTHDWEARRTYDDVNRYFADHLAPRLCRTDVVWVQDYHLIPLGQELRARGFEGRLGFFLHTPFPPYEVLRALPEWAVLFDCFRAYDLVGFQTEHDMRHFADTAERRPGATLSSRADHLDWGGRSVEFGAFPVGIDIDETARIAAKNTDTDDARALLDFADGRPLIVGADRLDYTKGLVQRVKAFEKLLTDEEHHGPDPVCVQVAAPSRTGVDEYRQLAERLQQEAGRINARHNRPDFNPIRLIGRSLPRSTVLGFFSIADVGLVTPVRDGMNLVAKEYIAAQPVDDPGVLVLSTLAGAAEELADVAVLVNPYDLDGVADGLRTALAMPLPERRRRHALGLRTLRCTTAEDWWNRFLERLRAPRPSSRPWSSSHPAA
- the otsB gene encoding trehalose-phosphatase produces the protein MTPSDTLPNALAGLDAIVDDVLPRAAVFLDFDGTLSPIVENPDRAAALPGIAVLLERLARRLPVAVVSGRGLADLAPRVAVEGVAHAGSHGFEIRTRDGREVRPFPEAAAPLEGAIPDLRRVAAAAPGSRLEDKRFALALHLRGVPPALEKAAAARTRAIAEARGLRFSHGRRVVELRPPDAWDKGRAVEWFLDRWASGGSRPRALYIGDDVTDEDAFRALSSGAGTGIVVRPRPPRDTAARWALEGPTEVRTLLLRLVDAVDGARRSPA
- a CDS encoding glycoside hydrolase family 15 protein; translated protein: MAQNLQCLDLGLIGNGHVSALVDPDGAIVWYCTPRLDGDPIFCSLLDGDPAERRLEGSFAIELEGCVDTHQSYLENTAILRTVQRDAQGGALEILDFCPRFRQGGRSFHPSAFVRLIRPLGGDPRVRIRVRPRRDWGAAPCETTHGSNHIRYVGSPGGVLRLTTNAPITSILEGRPFILNRPVALVAGEDRQLAEAPLTVAQDFLRRTRGWWQDWTRTLAVPFEWQDEVIRAAITLKLSCFEDTGAIIAAPTTSIPEAADSSRNWDYRFCWLRDSVFVVRALNRLGATSTMEGLLSYLNNLIAGVGGEVPELQPVYGINWEADLVEREIDTLRGFRGIGPVRVGNDAYRQVQHDVYGGVVLALSQLVYDRRILSVDPEALLPRLEEAGRLARRFFGAPDAGIWEFRGSARPHTHSSLMCWVACDRLARVYRHLGRAADAERWGTEAVRMRDTLVDEAWSDELQSFTASFGGDTLDASVLLMFELGFLPPDHPKMLATLDAVEAELLRDGFVYRYTEEDDFGAPDNAFLVCTFWFVDALAMAGRIEDARRIFERLLSARTRLGLMAEHIDPATGELWGNFPQTYSMAGIINCALRLSRSWEGAV